Within the Arachis duranensis cultivar V14167 chromosome 10, aradu.V14167.gnm2.J7QH, whole genome shotgun sequence genome, the region AACCAATTTaatgaaataaacaaaattaattgagaagaggttgcttttacttcccttaggTGGAGTAGCGTGAAACATAATGATTTCCATCAAATCAAAGTCATAttctctctcatgtttccaatgcttagcaaattaaatttgaaatccatccaAAGAGTGAGATGGAATCCGTTGGAAACATTTGAagctttgttttctttgcttcatGGTTTTGGACCATGCATGAGGATAATTTTTTGGCTTGTATCAATAATGGATAAAGCTGGCTCAATTAATAAAAGTGATTTCATCCATGAGCAAATGATAACATTTACTTTCCTGATAAATTTTGGATCACTTTTTGGGTCACTTATCATGGATCATAGTTGGGCTTTGGAGCAATGAGATTTATTCTGGCCTAACATCTATTATAACCATTCAGCCATAATGTAGGAAACATTAAACAAGGCTGATtgcaagttttgattttggaatttgctgcaattcttttatttttggccCAAATAAAACCtacatcacaaaattattaatcaatatatgttaagtaaaaatcaaattaataattttgtatttaattattttaataatatttagtcatcacaaatgttaatttagagtttttcaaactcatcataaactcTGCCATGCCCATGAGGGACAGATTCCAAATTTAGCATCCATAAAGGTTGAGAGCctgaaatatttatttttatagattttaTAGACTAAAAAATTAGGTTTTGGTAGAAGTCTTCATGCCTAGTTTGCCAACATTGCCAAGTTAAAACCTTTAGGTCTTTGAATTCCAAACCTCtctgtttctttttctacttaGTGTGTCCCAGCTGATCCACTGCACTTTATATTCATTTTGTGTCTGTCCTCACCAAAACTGCATCATCATGCAGTGTAATTTTTCTAGCAGTGAATCTGGTAGTCTAAAACAGCTTAACGTATAGATTGGTATGTCTATCCCTACTGCTTTAATCAAAACTTCCGGCCACTTGTTGAGAGAAAAGACCTCTTCCAATGTAGCAGCTTTTTTTAGACCTTATCTTTGACATAAGCGAAAGTCTCCATTTTTGATCTTTCGATCATTGATGGTAACCACAGATACTTGTCCTGAGTTCCCACATTTGGGGCTCCCAAAGATTCAGATAAAGTTTTCTTAATCTGTTGGGGGATGTTCTTGCTAAAAAAACTGCTGATTTTGTTAAGTTGATGACTTGTCCAATTAGCTAACCATATTGATGTAGAATATGTAATAAGGAACCACAAGTCTCATGTGTAGCTATGTAAAATAGTAGAGAATCATCTGCAACGAGAAGATGGCTGATTGGCGGGCATCTACTGTTCAACCAAAATCCCTGAAGTAGGTTATTTTGTTCTCTTTTGTAGAGCTGAAAGGATAGTCCTTCTACACAGAATAGACAAAGATATGGAGATAAGGggtctttgatgagcggatattttatacgctttttgccattattttcatatagtttttagcatgtttcatttaagttttattatatttttataggttttagtgcaaaattcacacttttggattctactttgagtttgtgtatttttgtacaatttcaggtattttctggctgaaattgaggagatggagtaaaagtctgattcagagacagagaaagtgCTACAGATGCTGTCacgatctgacctccttgcactcgaaagagcttttctggagctacaaaaattcaaatggagcgttctcaatggttatggaaagctaacatccagggctttctataaatatataatagtttatactttgctttagaattaaaggcctaaaactggggttcaacgccagccacctaccccctttctggcgtccagcgcccacaAGGAGGCAGCCAGCATTTAACGCTCTAGAGCCCTCCTAGCATGTGGTTTACTCTtttgctcagcccaaacactcaccaagtgggttctgaaagtggattttcgcactaaaagactgttttgcctttcttatgtaatccttagtcattattttagtatttaaaggtGAAGATCATTCTTTGTTAAGGACTTttgacactttacacatttttCATTGTATTctctatcagtatgagtttctaaacctcctaggttgaggctAGGAGCTTTACTGAGtttcatggattaataaaagtactactgttctatctcaattcgtgtttgattctctattctaagatgtatcttcgttcttcatccttatGAATGCGTTGAACCGGCACAAAGTTATCTTATTCTACATGGGTATAAAGTGAGTCTTTCAtcggacaatgatgaaccactagcttgatgATACATCTCTTAGACAGCTAATCTACgacttcattggggacttctcgagacaccagttcaatCGAGGGGGGAGATTATAGTTTTTATGGTAAAGGCTAGAACCACAAGGCGCAGCATTCcctgatccggaagattcgaccttgtctgtggcgctTTGAGTAGGGTCATCAAAGAGAATGAACTGCAgaagcttcaccctcaatcagattggatccgcactaaccctggggttcagCACTGGAGGAGAATCGATGGCCTCTCAAAAAAGGCGTTGATCACACACAGCCTACCATAGAAGAAGTCATTCATAGTTAGAGTAGACAGTAAGATCGGAGTAatccagaagaacaaagcatctttgaaaccttaaccatcttcttatcattgcATTCATCTTCAATTGAGTAACGTTATctctattttacttttatgcatttaaaaaaacaaacaacttttctatccgcctgactaagatttacaagataaccacagTTTGATTCAAATCACAATCCTCGTGAGATTGACCCTGACTCACTcagatattacttggacgacccagtgcacttgctggttcagttgtgcAAAGTGTAATTCCGCGCACCAGTCTCCCTGGCGAAGCCCTTTGCTTGGTTTGAAAAAACCAATCAGTGTTCCATCCACAATAATAGAATAAGAGATAGCAGAGACACATGCCTTTATCCAATCAGTTCACTTTGCACTAAAATTCAATTTAGTCATCATAAACTATACAAAACTCCATTCTACTCTATCATAGGCCAAAATTTAGTGCCATATCATTGCTTCCatatgatttatttttcaaaaaatgcatgtATTTATAAGCTATGAGTATATTATCACTAATAAGCTTTTCCTGAATAAATGCACTCTAATTatcactaataattaaattcataatgGGTTGGAATCTATGAATAAATACCTTAGAAATTATCTTGTAAAATATTGTACTCGAATTTATAGGCCTGATTTGGTTAATTGAAGTAGCATTTGGTGCCTTAGAGATTAGGTAAATTTGCGTTTGATTAAATCCCTTGAGAATGCCCTGAAAAAAACTTTTTACTACTCTGAATACATCAGCCTTGACAATGGACCAATAATAGTAATAGAACTTTGCTGTAAATCGGTCTTCCCCAGGGGGAAGCCTTAgcattaattgaaaaaatttctTTCTTGACTTTCTCTTCTGGAACTGGTCGTGTAAGCCTTCAGTTCATGTTACTAGAAACTTTCATTCTCACATCAGCTAGAAGGTCAGAGGGGTCTTCAAGATTACTCATACAAAAAAGGTCCTCAAAAAAATGCTGAGCTCTTGTTTCAATGTCATCAGGGGTTGTGCGTGAATTATCCTGCTCATCTTCTAGTTTTCATATCCAATTTCTGTGATTTTTGGACTGGTGTTTGGAGTGAAAAAATTTGATGTTTGAATTTTTCCATTTCATCCATTTTATTCGAAATTTCTCCCTCCAAAACCGTTTTTCTTTAACATATTTAGTAGCTAAATCCTTTTCCAGTTTTAGGATCAGCGTCTTCTCTACTTGTTCTGGATTCTTCTTAACTGCTGCAAGCTTAGTTTTCAAtttctctatttcttttttaGAGTTGTAGAGTTTCAACTTTTGAACGCTTGCCACTTTACAATTGCATGCTTACAACTCTTTAACCTTTGGAATAGTTGAAACGCTGTAGATCCAGAATAGTTGGTTTGCCAACACTGTTGCACAGTTCTATCAATCTCCTCCACCCCACACTACCTTTTTTGGAACCTAAATTGTCTTTTACTCTTAGCTGAGTCCAAATTAAGTTCACTAACAAGGGTCTGTGATATGAGCCCATATCCTCTAGGTGGGTAATGGTACCCATTAGGTATTCCTCCTTTAATCTTGTCAATAGTAACCCTCTATCTAGTCTCTTTCTGATTGTTTTATCTTCACAACTTCGATTCCACCATGTAATCAGTTTCCCAGTAAAACCCGTATCAACTAGGTGGCCGCTGTTAATAAATTCACAAAAGGCTTGGATCGATTGTGGAGGTTTTTCTTTATCTCTCTTCTTCTCATGGGATTAGCGCGAGTAGGAGAAGGAGATGAAGAGGGTGTAGAAGAGTAAGTTGGAACATGAGAATGAGATAGAGCCCAAAATTTTTTAAGGATTCTAAAAAGTTGATGAGGAAATATACTTCTACAGATTgcaattttctttctcatcttaATGACATActaatattgtaatttttaaaataataataataataaaaaatttatataaaaatatctttatataaaataattaaatctaaaaattaatatcGACAATAAAAATCGATAGCGATAaagacattatttttttattatcactcTCCATGTATGTACATACGTGTCAATCAATATGTGTACCTACTTACACGAGGACACTAAATGAGATTTTAAAGTTAGAGAACCGGAGACAGTTGAAGTTATTAAACACAGTATGATAAATTTGGTAGTAAGTTAGTTGCTGTTCAAACAACATGATTCTAGAACCCCACCtccttgattaattaattaagttattatCATTCCtacattaatattaatattttaataatatctttAGCATATAAATATAGTGTAAGGAAGGGacaatcattcattcatcacCTTCTTTTATATATCATCTCATCAAAGCACTTGTTGGTTTCAGCTTTAATTTCCTTCATTCCCAACAACATGGACTTTCCTCTTCTACTACCCATCTTTGCTATACTTAATGTGAGACCTTAATACTACTtccttttttgcttctttttatttgtttcactTTTATTTGTGTAAGTGATAAAGTGAATCATTATTTGGAGTGAGTGCAAGTTCAAATATActatttactatatatatatagttcaaGTTCATATGCTCATGCTCAGATCAATTTGTTACCTTTTTTTAGAAAGCTTTAATTTCAAACTACAATTTTTAGTTGAATTCTTTCTATTACAGGAATATTAAGACAGTAAATTTTGTAATGTATATtcattagttaattattattaatatttttaataatataaaattatatctaataatataagattacttattttttttaNNNNNNNNNNNNNNNNNNNNNNNNNNNNNNNNNNNNNNNNNNNNNNNNNNNNNNNNNNNNNNNNNNNNNNNNTAAAAACATTAGTCCTTAGATTTTCtcatagtatatattatttgtttattgtttatggtAGAATACTAGAATAgtttatgattattttaataatataataattaattatttcagtTAGTTGTGGTAGCAACCCATGGTGGTGCCTTATCTCCTGAACTTTACTGGAAGTCAGTGCTTCCCACAACACCCATGCCAAAAGCCATCACTAATATCTTGCACCCTGGTAAGTCTTCATACTCTATCTTCAAACTATATATATACTACTACtccattttaaattaattattttttatttttatttttattttattacaaattaagtGTCATTTTCTAATTTCGaaaaatgattaattattttttacatattatatTCTACtcatattaaatagaaaagtacaattagaagaagaagactaatagaaagagaaaatagtactaataaaaagagaaaataatattagatatatttttgtctttctcttttaattatttatgttttcaacGGAAAAGAGACTGTTAGTTGAAAATAGTAAggaatgtaaaatatttttctttcatattataaataattttttcttttctttcgtattatatataaattgttTACTTTCatggtaaaatattttttaaaaaaataatggaaatatttttatttctaataataGTAATTAATAGTCTAAATAATAAAACTTGTAAGGAATGTAAAGTTATGGATATACACTATtaacaaaaatcatttttaatggaaataacataataattattatataccttatttatcttatatttttataataattatgtgtttgttgttattattatatattataatggtaattatattttttatcattaaaaaaatctttactAATAATTATTGTCATTACtacatattataataatattatatatatagttgcacaatagataaaaatatttggaatttaaattttctaaattttaaattttactttaaaggataaagtgtaattttttattatttattttataaataaaattaaaaaagaattatgagaaaaataatatttaaagataaaaaattatactttattttttaaaataaaaatttaaaatagaaaattcatTTCCATGCGTGTTTGATAATAAATCATTGgaacctttttttattttttactgtttttatttataaatttatactctgtttttttcaaaagaaaaaagtaaagtATGACAATACGCACCGTACATCGTATATGAATTTTAATTACTGGTTATCATTTGTTAATTACTGCAAAGAATTAATTAAGAATGAGGTTAATTGTTAAACTTGATTTGCAGATTGGAGGGAAGAGAAAAGCACATATGTGGNNNNNNNNNNNNNNNNNNNNNNNNNNNNNNNNNNNNNNNNNNNNNNNNNNNNNNNNNNNNNNNNNNNNNNNNNNNNGAAAGCCCGGGGCCACTGCAGTCAACGTTGGCCACGGAGGGGTCCACGTTAACACCGGAAAAGGGACCAATGTCAACGTTGGTGGCAAAGGTGGAGTTAGCGTCCATGCCCCAGGTACAAAATACACATGAATTATGTGTAAAGTCTAAAAGAGTTAAGAtcgtttattttataataaaaataatattgaaaaaaaatgaaaatattacgTGCAAAATACATTTTTCACAAGATTAACttaattttcttaaatatttGTTATATGTAAATAATATATGGGTAAAAATGATAtcctttttataatataaaaaataataaaaatattatttatatactaaaattaattataaaaattagtcaCAAATATacgtattatttaatttatttttaatatatatttatattttaaatatatattttatattaataattaattttaatgtatacctaaaatttttaaataattaaaaatttttaaataatttaatatatttgattaaattatcatctaataattttaattatcataACTTTATGTAAAAGTAAATGTACATAAGttgttatttaaaattaacgatatattatttttctattattctattaaaaaagaattttgctTGGATGACAAGGTTTAATAAATAAGATTAAATTGAGTAGAtagattaaagaaaaataaaaaatttaaggcttatgaaaaaaaataaaaacaatttgtgtaaaaaataatttaatccgattaaattttttaaattttaagaatcaAATGACTGACgcgtatatttttataaataaatttgactATAAATTGTTGACCTGTCATTAAGTCATATTAAGTatttcattttttgaaaattaaattaagacaCACACTTAATTTTTAATAGCCGTTAATTCAAGAATGCCAGCAAAATAGATCAAAAGCAATATACAAATGTATATTCACACTACAGCAAAAGTGGAGCCTAGCGGcgcttttttctctttttagcggcggttttaaaCTGTCACAAAATAGTTTGCTGGCGGCTATAGACACTGCCCTGGTTATGAGCGTTGGGAGTGAGTTCAACGGCGGTTACCAGCAACCACCGATATAACAGCCGTTAAATATACATTTTGCGGCATGTGTTCAAAAAATCGCCGCAAATTTTGAATTCTACGATTGTCATCTTGTTTACCAGCAGTTTAAAAATCGCCGCCAATCATTTaagttttttcaattttgaattaattttgcGGCTATGTTACAACCGCCGCAGTTAAGGACTGGTTTGTGCACATATTTACGGGCGGTTTCGAACCGCCGCAATCTCTGAGACAACTGTCTtatttttttagtctttttGGCAGTTTAAAACCGCCGCCaagttaagaaaaaaaaaagaaacgcagaattttgggtttttatttatgaaatcaCATAAAATTTTCTATAATATTATCAAGTTCTGTTCTTTggatttctaattattttaggATTGATTGTATTCACAAATAGAAGATAAACTTGTGacaaaatcagaaaaatatcCGCAAACCAAAATGTATTTAGCAAAATATCAACAAAATAGATCTCTTGCAAAGAGTTGCATAGTctacttaaaaaaaaagtatgcaTCAATCCAAAATCATTTCAATCCTAAAGTACTATTTTCTACTATATCTTTTTTTGAACACATCCCTGCAGCAATTTCTGGTGGCAGCTCCTCACCCTGCcgttgaaaaagataaatcaaaGCACTTTCCATTACCTTTATCCTTTTCTTGTCTGCTGCTGCTTCATCTTCCATTGCCTTTGGAATTAAAGGTGAAGAAAAGTATTGTGCAACTTCATTAGAATCTATGGTAGATTTCAGCACATCGAAACTTGGAAAAAATGTTGATCTAGTGTCTACCGAAATAAGCAAAGAAACAAAGCTGCAGAGTTACAAGGTTGCAGCCGGTGTGAAGAAGATAAACCATGGGAATAAAGCTGTTGTGTGCCACAAACAAAATTATCCTTATGCTGTGTTTTATTGCCACAAAACAGAAACTATCATGGCTTTCAAGGTGCCTTTGGAGGGTGCTGATGGAAGCAGAGTTAAAGCCGCCGCCGTCTGCCACACCGATACCTCTGGATGGAACCCCAAGCATTTGGCTTTTCAAGTGCTGAAAGTTAAGCCTGGAACACCAGTGTGCCACTTCCTTCCTGAGGATCATGTTGTCTGGGTTTCCAAGTAGATGTGCCATTTAATGTAAGCTTATGAATAATAACTAATAGAACTTGAtttggatgttttttttttggaattcgTATAGTacttatttacataaaaatatttttatgtaaaaatgaTAGTTAAGATTGATATTCACACGAcgtaattttaataattattgactatcatttttacacaaaaatatttttatgtaaatagctaccattatatatatataatcttgcTAGTGTTTCGTGTGGTTTTCTTGCACATTACCTAGCTTATATTATTATGTAGAATTTAGATACGATATATGATATATGATATATCATCATATGTATTTTATGAACATTTATACTTCATATTATATGATATATTAATTATTGTGGCTTCATCATTATTGTTCTCCTACAGATATATATGCATGGAAAACTGTTATTAAAAAATGTTGTGTAAGTTTGGCTGTGTATTctcctgaaaaaaaaaacacgcaCGCTCACAACTCGCAAGTACTAAAAGTAATTTATTTCTTGATTCAAAATTCCattataaatcaaataatattcaATCCAATCCAATTTACTTTAAATAGGTTTAATTTTGATAGATTTTTTCATTCAATTGGCTTAAAATTGTTATCAAATTTATAAAACTCAGTTTTGACAATTGCATAAAATTACAagtaataaaaagtaaataaaaaattgtcatTCTCTTAGCTTGAAGACTAATTCAAATactaattcaatttaattcatctATTTAGACTACTCAATAAGAtgattaatttgaaaaataacaaaatatcaaaaataaaaattataaaataaagaaacaataGATCAATAGTAGGAGTTAGGATATAACTTCACCTAATATCAGGAGCGGAgttagataaaatattagagggaggccaaaaatatttacacaataaaataaaattaaaatacaattttaaaggagattaaactaaaattacgtataatttatatgtaaaaaattaaaattagagggCGATTGCCCTTTCCTTTCCTTATAGGTAGCTTCGCCCCTGCCTAATATCTTAAACTCTATACTACCAATTGTTCAACCCTGCTTTTCCTaatgtaatatataattatgGTTGGATCTCTCTTAGTTAACTATAATTGCATCTTGATAACTCAAGTGCAACGACCCTCCTAATTAGATTAATCAGGTTAATGATTAACTGTAGTTTATTTAAATCTAAATTATTAGTGATAAATAACTAGAATTTATAAGACCACATAAGCATGCCCAGCCTATACTTTAACTTATGGCAATTATTTGTTTAACTTCTTCTAATAGATAAATTTGCATTATTCATCaattaggtagcgtttggtggagagacagagacgGAAAGACTGAAATTAAGAGACAGAAACTAAGAGATAGAAATTGAAATCAGTATTCTATTTGGTGCAAAAtgggagacagaaattgaaacaagaatgaaactctaatttaatatGCATAAAgagtaaaattggaattaattaattgaaatgaggatATTTTAggtaaaaaatgttattaaaatttcagtctccatttttaaaaatttctccTGTGTTCCTACTTTTTGGAgatactgaaatactgaaattttagatatagagacagaaattttagtaccagtctctgaacCAACAAACATAATATTCAGTCTCAATCTCTCAGTCTCTCTCTCAATACCTCAAAACAAGCGCTACCTTAAAACCATAAATTAATTCTTAGGTTACGTTCATGACTCCTGAAAACAATCATTAACAAATAGAATAATtgcataatttattaaattaaaaaaaaaagaaaaactaaagttTAATAGAATAATTCAAAGGGATCAATCTATCCTAACAACCTAAAACAAACTTAGCAAGGaagagagaaataagaacacAATAGAATTTGAGAGTAAAAGTTGAAAATGTAAAACACCCCAATCCTCTATTTATAGGAAACAAAAATCATATGCTTTCCCTCCaagttatttttatcatatctttcaacccaaatattctttcattttttttagatcttattttctaaatcttttctagttttaattttaCATCCCtacaaaacttaataaaaatgaATCTATCTTCAATCTTCATAAGAAacaattaatcaaaatcttttatctttcatttgaaattaaattatacatatgaaactattcaaaataaatgaaaatagatatcattctaaatcttaaattttaaatcatatattctcatttttttacgAATTACTTATACTTTAGaataagttattatattattaaataatattatgcattaattaaaatatattttataataaacaaTGCAATTATCTATCTATTATTCTTCAAGATAGATAAATTATGTAAGTGATGGATCTTCATTTTCACTCTCACTTGCTTGAAGATTACTCTAATCAATACAATAAAGTATGTGAATTTATCAATCCAAGAGATTAAAAGTGTTTCTGCCATTAGAAGTAACCCTTACCCATTGTGTTATCTAGTAGTGCCATAACCCTAAATTCTACTTGCCGACACTTCCCTATAGCGTCACCATTGCCAACATTGTTTTAATATGccacattatttttaaaattaagaaggTGTGTGCTATATATGTGCTATGATAGTTAAGCTTTATTATTTCAGCCCGCTAGAACTACAGAGAAAGAGACACGCGAACACTGGACGAGTACAATTCGGGTTCTGTGAGCTCCAATTTAGCTGATGATATTACTGTGGGTTAGGTGTTAAGCATggtttttgtaataattttttttttttggtattgtaatacaattattattaattgtagTTAACTTTGGACCATTAGTTAGTTGGGCTGGACCATCACATGTATtggtctttaatttttttttgaatatatatttaaacaagattttaaaaaaatttttgaatatattttttcaaaaatttttattagattGAAATATCTAAAACTTTATAAATATAagacatataaatttttatcttaataaaatctatttttttatttgaacaaataaatcctaaaaaatatgACGAAAAGATTTATATGTCTTTTATAAAGTTCAAAGACttcaatataataattttttttgtgtgtacAAAAAATTGTCAAGGCATGCATAGCATATAACATAGCTTGGGTAAAGTCAATTAGGAATATTGTTaagaattatttagaaaaacTATTATGATTAGTTAGTAGTTATAGATATTTTGAGCAAGATGCAAGGCTCTTGTACTAATATATATCTTAGGTCCTTATACTGGTGTAATATAATGCTTTTATTAGAATCATATGAAAAGTATTATTCAAGAAATAAGAATTCTCTCCCTAcgttttttgttcttttatttattatcgtTAATCACTTTTAGTtcttaatttcttcttctcaagaAGTCACAACATGGTATTATGAGTCTAATCTAGATCCATACATGTTTTAAACTTAAATCTATGTAAAGTGATCATGGACGAATTTTTGTCAAAgtcttttactattttttaaccGAACATGGCATTTATTGTCGTTTATCATGTCTTTATATTCATTAACAAAGTAGTGTTGAGAGAAAACATAGATACATTACTGAAACAGGATTATCCTTCTTGTTACTACATCTATGTCTCTTAAATTCTAGGATTTTGCTTTTGTTATAGCTATATACCTTGTAAATAGATTGTCTACatcaattttatatttcaaaagtCTATATGAAATGTtatttaataagaaacatgattatgaattttttttaaggatttttGGATGTGCTTATTATCCTTTACTTAGACcttataacaaaagaaaatttgacTATAAATCTtagctttgtattttttttggatatgaTATTAATCATAAGGGATATAAATGTTTCTCAAAAGATGAAAAGATATATTTAGCAAGAAATGTA harbors:
- the LOC107470828 gene encoding BURP domain protein RD22 (The sequence of the model RefSeq protein was modified relative to this genomic sequence to represent the inferred CDS: added 44 bases not found in genome assembly) codes for the protein MDFPLLLPIFAILNLVVVATHGGALSPELYWKSVLPTTPMPKAITNILHPDWREEKSTYVGVGKGGVNVQAGKGKPGATAVNVGHGGVHVNTGKGTNVNVGGKGGVSVHAPGTLSITFILFLSAAASSSIAFGIKGEEKYCATSLESMVDFSTSKLGKNVDLVSTEISKETKLQSYKVAAGVKKINHGNKAVVCHKQNYPYAVFYCHKTETIMAFKVPLEGADGSRVKAAAVCHTDTSGWNPKHLAFQVLKVKPGTPVCHFLPEDHVVWVSK